A single genomic interval of Ramlibacter pinisoli harbors:
- the mfd gene encoding transcription-repair coupling factor → MELPKLSPGKRYALPRPPGSADALLLARLSEREKAAGRPTGIVTAGAADAQRLIDELAFFAPDLRVALFPDWETLPYDTFSPHQDLISERLATLWRISQGEADVVIVPATTALYRVAPPSFLAGYTFSFQVKQKLEEARLKAQLTLAGYNHVTQVVSPGEYAVRGGLIDLFPMGSAVPYRVDLFDDEIDSIRTFDPDSQRSLYPVPDVRLLPGREFPMDDDARAKFRSRWRELLEGDPTRSRIYKDMGNGVATAGIEYYLPLFFDDTATVFDYLGPQATLVLHGDLEPAFQRFWQDTRDRHRLLQGDPDRPILPPEALFLTIEQFYGRANDHAQLALRPGTQDIADSALFQKLPELSVVRGAEEPLARFRQHVAATAHRVLVVAESAGRRESLLDFLRASQVSPPAFDSLEEFLASDEKLGIATAALAEGFSWVAEALDIVTETELFAAGATTRRRKKQEQVSDVEALIKDLSELNVGDPVVHTQHGIGRYKGLVNLDLGQGNTEFLHLEYADKATLYVPVSQLHQISRYTGVSADEAPLHKLGSGQWEKARRKAAEQVRDTAAELLNIYARRAAREGFAFRFSPQDYEAFSNDFGFEETADQNAAIHAVIQDMISPQPMDRLVCGDVGFGKTEVALRAAFIAVTGGKQVAFLAPTTLLAEQHFQTLVDRFSKWPVKVAEVSRFRSGKEVTATLKGLADGSVDIVVGTHKLLSESTKFKNLGLLIIDEEHRFGVRHKEAMKAMRAEVDVLTLTATPIPRTLGMALEGLRDLSVIATAPQRRLAIKTFVRNEGNGVVREAVLRELKRGGQVYFLHNEVETIANRRERLEALLPEARIAVAHGQMPERELERVMRDFVQQRFNVLLCSTIIETGIDVPTANTIVISRADKFGLAQLHQLRGRVGRSHHQAYAYLMVPDTESLTKQAAQRLDAIQQMEELGSGFYLAMHDLEIRGAGEVLGENQSGNMLEVGFQLYNEMLAEAVRSLKAGHEPDLLAPLSVTTDINLHAPALLPEDYCGDVHLRLSFYKKLATSKTTDQIDSLLEEIVDRFGKPPAQAQTLIDVHRLRVLARPYGVVKVDAAPGVITITFRPNPPVESLRIIELVQKNRHIKLAGNEKLRIERELKEPRDRAQMVRDVLRSLGQPKVAETA, encoded by the coding sequence ATGGAACTTCCCAAGCTGTCACCCGGCAAGCGCTACGCGCTGCCCCGCCCTCCCGGCTCGGCGGACGCGCTGTTGCTGGCCCGCCTGTCCGAGCGCGAGAAGGCCGCCGGCCGCCCCACCGGCATCGTCACGGCCGGCGCGGCCGATGCGCAGCGCCTCATCGACGAACTGGCGTTCTTCGCGCCCGACCTGCGGGTGGCGCTGTTCCCCGACTGGGAAACGCTGCCCTACGACACGTTCTCGCCGCACCAGGACCTGATCAGCGAGCGCCTCGCCACGCTGTGGCGCATCTCGCAGGGCGAGGCCGACGTCGTCATCGTGCCGGCCACCACGGCGCTGTACCGGGTCGCCCCGCCGTCCTTCCTGGCCGGCTACACGTTCTCGTTCCAGGTGAAGCAAAAGCTGGAAGAGGCGCGGCTGAAGGCGCAGCTCACCCTGGCGGGATACAACCACGTCACGCAGGTCGTCAGCCCCGGCGAGTACGCGGTGCGCGGCGGCCTGATCGACCTGTTCCCGATGGGGTCGGCCGTGCCGTATCGGGTCGACCTGTTCGACGACGAGATCGACTCGATCCGCACCTTCGACCCGGACAGCCAGCGCAGCCTGTATCCCGTGCCCGACGTGCGCCTGCTGCCCGGCCGCGAATTCCCGATGGACGACGACGCACGGGCCAAGTTCCGCAGCCGCTGGCGCGAGCTGCTGGAGGGCGACCCGACCCGCAGCCGCATCTACAAGGACATGGGCAACGGCGTGGCCACCGCCGGCATCGAGTACTACCTGCCGCTGTTCTTCGACGACACGGCGACGGTGTTCGACTACCTGGGTCCCCAGGCCACGCTGGTGCTGCATGGCGACCTGGAGCCGGCCTTCCAGCGCTTCTGGCAGGACACCCGGGACCGGCATCGCCTGCTGCAGGGCGACCCCGACCGCCCCATCCTGCCGCCCGAAGCCCTGTTCCTGACGATCGAGCAGTTCTACGGCCGCGCCAATGACCACGCCCAGCTGGCCTTGCGGCCGGGCACGCAGGACATCGCGGACAGCGCGCTGTTCCAGAAGCTGCCCGAGCTGTCGGTGGTGCGCGGCGCCGAGGAGCCGCTGGCCCGCTTCCGCCAGCACGTGGCCGCCACCGCGCACCGCGTCCTCGTGGTCGCCGAGAGTGCGGGTCGCCGCGAGAGCCTGCTCGACTTCCTGCGCGCCAGCCAGGTGTCGCCACCGGCGTTCGATTCGCTGGAGGAGTTCCTGGCCAGCGACGAGAAGCTGGGCATCGCCACCGCGGCGCTGGCCGAGGGCTTCAGCTGGGTGGCCGAGGCGCTCGACATCGTCACCGAGACCGAGCTGTTCGCGGCCGGCGCCACCACGCGCCGGCGCAAGAAGCAGGAGCAGGTCAGCGACGTCGAAGCCCTGATCAAGGACCTGTCGGAGCTGAACGTCGGCGACCCGGTGGTGCACACGCAGCACGGCATCGGCCGCTACAAGGGCCTGGTGAACCTGGACCTGGGCCAGGGCAACACCGAGTTCCTGCACCTGGAATACGCCGACAAGGCCACGCTGTACGTCCCGGTCAGCCAGCTGCACCAGATCAGCCGCTACACCGGCGTGTCGGCCGACGAGGCGCCGCTGCACAAGCTGGGCTCGGGCCAGTGGGAGAAGGCCCGCCGCAAGGCCGCCGAGCAGGTGCGCGACACCGCCGCCGAGCTGCTGAACATCTACGCCCGCCGCGCGGCGCGCGAGGGATTCGCGTTCCGCTTCTCGCCGCAGGACTACGAGGCCTTCTCGAACGACTTCGGCTTCGAGGAGACGGCCGACCAGAACGCGGCCATCCACGCCGTCATCCAGGACATGATCTCGCCGCAGCCGATGGACCGGCTGGTGTGCGGCGACGTCGGCTTCGGCAAGACCGAGGTCGCCCTGCGCGCCGCCTTCATCGCCGTCACCGGCGGCAAGCAGGTGGCCTTCCTCGCTCCCACCACGCTGCTGGCCGAGCAGCACTTCCAGACGCTGGTCGACCGCTTCTCCAAGTGGCCGGTCAAGGTGGCCGAGGTGTCGCGCTTCCGCTCCGGCAAGGAAGTGACCGCCACGCTCAAGGGCCTGGCCGACGGCAGCGTCGACATCGTGGTGGGCACCCACAAGCTGCTCTCCGAATCGACCAAGTTCAAGAACCTGGGCCTGCTCATCATCGACGAGGAGCACCGCTTCGGCGTGCGCCACAAGGAGGCGATGAAGGCCATGCGGGCCGAGGTCGACGTGCTCACGCTCACCGCCACGCCCATCCCGCGCACGCTGGGCATGGCGCTGGAGGGCCTGCGCGACCTGTCGGTCATTGCCACTGCGCCGCAGCGGCGCCTGGCCATCAAGACCTTCGTGCGCAACGAGGGCAACGGCGTGGTCCGGGAGGCCGTCCTGCGCGAGCTCAAGCGCGGCGGCCAGGTGTACTTCCTGCACAACGAGGTGGAGACGATCGCGAACCGGCGCGAAAGGCTGGAGGCGCTGCTGCCCGAGGCCCGCATCGCGGTCGCGCATGGCCAGATGCCCGAGCGCGAGCTCGAGCGGGTGATGCGCGACTTCGTGCAGCAGCGCTTCAACGTGCTGCTGTGCTCCACCATCATCGAGACCGGCATCGACGTCCCGACGGCCAACACCATCGTCATCAGCCGGGCCGACAAGTTCGGGCTGGCGCAGCTGCACCAGCTGCGCGGCCGCGTCGGCCGCAGCCACCACCAGGCCTACGCCTACCTGATGGTGCCCGACACCGAGAGCCTGACCAAGCAGGCGGCCCAGCGCCTCGACGCCATCCAGCAGATGGAAGAACTGGGCTCGGGCTTCTACCTCGCGATGCACGACCTCGAGATCCGCGGCGCCGGCGAGGTGCTGGGCGAGAACCAGAGCGGCAACATGCTGGAGGTGGGCTTCCAGCTGTACAACGAGATGCTGGCAGAGGCGGTGCGTTCGCTCAAGGCCGGCCACGAGCCCGACCTGCTGGCGCCGCTGTCCGTCACCACCGACATCAACCTGCATGCCCCGGCCCTCCTGCCCGAGGACTACTGCGGCGACGTGCACCTGCGGCTGTCGTTCTACAAGAAGCTGGCCACGTCCAAGACCACCGACCAGATCGACTCGCTGCTGGAGGAGATCGTCGATCGCTTCGGCAAGCCGCCGGCGCAGGCGCAGACCCTGATCGACGTGCACCGGCTGCGCGTGCTGGCCCGCCCCTATGGCGTGGTCAAGGTCGACGCCGCGCCGGGCGTCATCACCATCACCTTCCGGCCCAACCCGCCGGTGGAGTCGCTGCGCATCATCGAGCTGGTGCAGAAGAACCGCCACATCAAGCTGGCCGGCAACGAGAAGCTGCGCATCGAGCGCGAACTGAAAGAGCCCCGCGACCGGGCGCAGATGGTGCGCGACGTGCTGCGGTCGCTGGGGCAGCCGAAGGTTGCTGAAACGGCCTGA
- the serB gene encoding phosphoserine phosphatase SerB gives MPLTSFAPGLSIQGFTPPLRLSDFKLVAFDMDSTLINIECVDEIADAAGRKEEVAAITEAAMRGEIADYKESLRRRVALLRGVTVADMELVYTQRLQLNPGAEKLVKACQAAGLKTLLVSGGFTFFTDRIRDKLGIDYTRSNVLEIESGPNCGQLTGRMVDQPWGDICDGAEKRRMLLETCAALGIDPRQAIAVGDGANDLPMMGEAGLSMAWHAKPRVREQAMVAVDEGGLDRLLEVVRP, from the coding sequence ATGCCACTGACCTCCTTCGCTCCCGGCCTTTCCATCCAGGGCTTCACCCCGCCGCTGCGGCTGTCCGACTTCAAGCTGGTCGCGTTCGACATGGACTCGACCCTGATCAACATCGAGTGCGTCGACGAGATCGCCGATGCGGCCGGCCGCAAGGAGGAAGTGGCCGCCATCACCGAGGCCGCGATGCGCGGCGAGATCGCCGACTACAAGGAGAGCCTGCGCCGGCGGGTCGCCCTGCTGCGCGGCGTCACGGTGGCCGACATGGAGCTGGTCTACACCCAGCGCCTGCAGCTCAACCCGGGCGCCGAGAAGCTGGTGAAGGCCTGCCAGGCGGCCGGCCTGAAGACGCTGCTGGTGTCGGGCGGGTTCACTTTCTTCACCGACCGCATCCGCGACAAGCTGGGCATCGACTACACCCGCTCCAACGTGCTGGAGATCGAGTCCGGTCCCAATTGCGGCCAGCTCACCGGGCGCATGGTCGACCAGCCCTGGGGCGACATCTGCGACGGCGCCGAAAAGCGCCGCATGCTGCTGGAGACCTGCGCGGCGCTGGGCATCGATCCCCGGCAGGCCATCGCGGTGGGCGACGGCGCCAACGACCTGCCGATGATGGGCGAAGCCGGCCTGTCGATGGCCTGGCACGCCAAGCCCAGGGTGCGCGAGCAGGCCATGGTGGCGGTGGACGAAGGTGGCCTCGACCGCCTGCTCGAGGTGGTGCGCCCCTAA
- a CDS encoding 7TM diverse intracellular signaling domain-containing protein encodes MRRALWLAWLLLAAVLPCQAGSVAIGTEPVYALSRAFAALEDPGGMLTVDEVRQPALQARFQPVPASGPGPNFGLSRSAWWLMVRLDAQPQAPREWLLEIAYPPLDRVEVYVPGPGGVARQVGGDTEPFADRTMPHRNHVFKVDVQPGGPTVLYLRIASAGTLSAPARLWQPAALWQHDQATYAGLSLYFGLLGGLLLYNLLLFVSVRDRSYLVYVAFVAAMGVGQAALLGLGAQFLWPGQTWWNTVSVPVAFTATALFGLQFARSFLSSAARMPRLDRLVLAQMAGWAVALVASLALPYRSSAYLVIGLSLAGVVTVFVLGYLGTRGGFAGARAFFLAWALLLLGVAILLLHNVGLLPSNAVTANSLLIGSALEMVLLSFALGDRINVARRFKEQAQARIAAEHAMVEALSQSQARLQQVLDEREVILENSIVGIAFLTPEGRFRWANKAMADIFGGGFEPITSMEPFYLSREDYLQVGREVAAAVARGEVYERELLVRRRDGALIWVALSGKAVSRRDLGQGTVWVVMDITERKRLQEQLQSTMSEREAILNNAVVGIVLSVFRIHEWVNEKFAQMLGYPRQVLIGQSSLYIHADRESWERFGVEARASLIATNGYTCERQLRRRTGELIWVQMGGSCVRANDPDSGVIWTFLDITERKKGEAEILEALEQQRALNDLRTRFVAMTSHEFRTPLAAILSAEEVLRHYGDRLPATDRLETLDGIAAGVQRMSRMLDRVLLLGQADAQMLEFRPADVNLPALCRRLVEEVWAQHPDTDCEIAVRAAPAVGTCRCDEKLLRHIFGNLLFNAIKYSPDGGQVRFDVRREGAELVFEVADQGIGIPPDEVGHLFGSFHRASNVGSIQGTGLGLAIVKNAVQVHGGRIDVESTLGKGSTFTVRLPMVPAGAPA; translated from the coding sequence ATGAGGCGCGCCCTGTGGCTGGCGTGGCTGCTGCTGGCGGCCGTGCTGCCCTGCCAGGCCGGCAGCGTCGCGATCGGGACCGAGCCGGTGTACGCCCTGTCGCGCGCCTTCGCGGCGCTGGAGGACCCGGGCGGCATGCTCACCGTCGACGAGGTAAGGCAACCGGCGCTGCAGGCCCGGTTCCAGCCCGTGCCGGCCAGCGGGCCGGGTCCGAACTTCGGCCTGTCGCGGTCTGCCTGGTGGCTCATGGTGCGGCTGGACGCGCAGCCGCAGGCGCCGCGCGAATGGCTGCTCGAGATCGCCTACCCGCCGCTGGACCGCGTGGAGGTCTACGTGCCCGGCCCCGGCGGCGTCGCGCGCCAGGTGGGCGGCGACACCGAGCCCTTCGCCGACCGCACGATGCCGCACCGCAACCACGTGTTCAAGGTCGACGTGCAGCCTGGCGGCCCCACCGTGCTGTACCTGCGCATCGCGTCGGCCGGCACGCTGTCGGCGCCGGCGCGCCTGTGGCAGCCGGCGGCGCTGTGGCAGCACGACCAGGCCACCTACGCGGGCCTGAGCCTTTACTTCGGCCTGCTGGGCGGGCTGCTGCTCTACAACCTGCTGCTGTTCGTCTCGGTGCGAGACCGCTCCTACCTGGTGTACGTGGCCTTCGTCGCCGCGATGGGCGTCGGCCAGGCCGCGCTCCTCGGCCTGGGCGCGCAGTTCCTGTGGCCCGGGCAGACCTGGTGGAACACCGTGTCGGTGCCGGTGGCGTTCACGGCCACCGCCCTCTTCGGGCTGCAGTTCGCGCGCAGCTTCCTCTCCAGCGCCGCACGGATGCCGCGCCTGGACAGGCTGGTGCTGGCGCAGATGGCTGGCTGGGCCGTCGCGCTGGTCGCTTCGCTGGCCTTGCCGTACCGCTCGTCCGCGTACCTGGTCATCGGGCTGTCCCTGGCGGGCGTGGTCACCGTGTTCGTGCTGGGCTACCTCGGCACCCGCGGCGGCTTCGCCGGCGCGCGCGCCTTCTTCCTGGCCTGGGCGCTGCTCCTGCTGGGGGTGGCCATCCTGCTGCTGCACAACGTCGGCCTGTTGCCGTCCAACGCCGTCACGGCCAACTCGCTGCTGATCGGGTCGGCGCTGGAAATGGTGCTGCTGTCGTTCGCCCTCGGCGACCGCATCAACGTGGCGCGCCGCTTCAAGGAGCAGGCCCAGGCCCGCATCGCGGCCGAACACGCGATGGTGGAGGCGCTGTCGCAGTCGCAGGCCCGGCTGCAGCAGGTGCTGGACGAGCGCGAGGTCATCCTGGAGAACTCCATCGTCGGCATCGCCTTCCTCACGCCGGAGGGGCGTTTCCGCTGGGCCAACAAGGCCATGGCCGACATCTTCGGCGGCGGCTTCGAGCCGATCACCTCGATGGAGCCGTTCTACCTGTCGCGCGAGGACTACCTCCAGGTCGGCCGCGAAGTGGCCGCCGCGGTGGCGCGCGGCGAGGTGTACGAGCGCGAGCTGCTGGTGCGGCGGCGCGACGGCGCGCTGATCTGGGTGGCGCTGTCGGGCAAGGCGGTGAGCCGCCGCGACCTGGGCCAGGGCACGGTGTGGGTGGTGATGGACATCACCGAGCGCAAGCGGCTGCAGGAGCAGCTGCAGTCGACGATGTCCGAGCGCGAGGCCATCCTGAACAACGCCGTGGTGGGCATCGTGCTGTCGGTGTTCCGCATCCACGAGTGGGTGAACGAGAAGTTCGCGCAGATGCTGGGCTACCCGCGCCAGGTCCTCATCGGCCAGTCGTCCCTGTACATCCACGCCGACCGCGAGAGCTGGGAGCGGTTCGGCGTCGAGGCGCGCGCCTCGCTCATCGCCACCAACGGCTACACCTGCGAGCGGCAGCTGCGGCGCCGCACCGGCGAGCTGATCTGGGTGCAGATGGGCGGCAGCTGCGTGCGCGCCAACGACCCCGATTCGGGCGTGATCTGGACCTTCCTGGACATCACCGAGCGCAAGAAGGGCGAGGCCGAGATCCTGGAGGCCCTGGAGCAGCAGCGGGCGCTGAACGACCTGCGCACGCGCTTCGTGGCGATGACCAGCCACGAGTTCCGCACGCCGCTGGCGGCCATCCTGTCGGCCGAGGAGGTGCTGCGGCACTACGGCGACCGGCTGCCCGCGACCGATCGCCTGGAAACCCTGGACGGCATCGCGGCCGGCGTGCAGCGCATGTCGCGCATGCTCGACCGGGTGCTGCTGCTGGGCCAGGCCGACGCGCAGATGCTGGAGTTCCGCCCGGCCGACGTGAACCTGCCGGCGCTGTGCCGCCGCCTGGTCGAGGAGGTGTGGGCGCAGCACCCCGACACCGACTGCGAGATCGCGGTGCGGGCCGCTCCCGCGGTGGGCACCTGCCGCTGCGACGAGAAGCTGCTGCGCCACATCTTCGGCAACCTGCTGTTCAACGCCATCAAGTACTCGCCCGACGGCGGCCAGGTGCGCTTCGACGTGCGGCGCGAGGGCGCCGAGCTGGTGTTCGAGGTCGCCGACCAGGGCATCGGCATCCCGCCCGACGAGGTCGGCCACCTGTTCGGGTCGTTCCACCGCGCCAGCAACGTCGGCAGCATCCAGGGCACGGGGCTGGGCCTGGCCATCGTGAAGAACGCGGTCCAGGTGCACGGCGGCCGCATCGACGTGGAGAGCACCCTCGGCAAGGGATCGACCTTCACCGTGCGCCTGCCCATGGTGCCGGCCGGCGCGCCGGCCTGA
- a CDS encoding alkaline phosphatase D family protein, with the protein MTAAHRPDRRRLLQLAAAAAGTLWLPRGTQAQQRWSSDPFTLGVTSGAPAPDSVVLWTRLLPAGGLPDGGRSALPVHWEVAHDENFAQIVQRGEALALPDLGHSVHVEVPGLEPDRWYFYRFLAGDAASTVGRTRTLPAPGAAPNLLRIAYASCQRWEHGHYAAWRHMHAERPDFVVFLGDYIYEYPNATAAVRSFPTLGWVKTLPQYRERYALHRSEPGLQAMHAACPWLVTWDDHEVQNDYAGGHAGDPRPLRMNAVADFAARRAAAYQAYYEHMPVRAAEFAKALTAGRAGGELRLHTRYRFGRLADLLLLDDRQYRDPQACAPDGQASGPVDPATCPSWDDPRRTLLGPQQERWLDQALGEAPQAWTVLGQQTLFGQRDLRSGPGQLFAGDGWDGYPAARRRLLEALQRHRVANPVFLGGDVHENWVGHVLADYDRADSELLGVEFCGTSITSRPGGAERLPARLAENPHFVFADAAHRGYGVAEFTPDRLTTTLRGLDDARRIDAQVSTLARFTVEAGRRRLERA; encoded by the coding sequence ATGACCGCCGCCCACCGTCCGGACCGCCGCAGGCTGCTCCAGCTCGCGGCGGCGGCCGCCGGCACGCTGTGGCTGCCCCGCGGCACCCAGGCGCAGCAGCGATGGTCCAGCGACCCCTTCACGCTGGGCGTCACCAGCGGCGCCCCTGCACCGGATTCCGTCGTGCTCTGGACGCGGCTGCTGCCGGCAGGGGGCCTGCCCGACGGCGGCCGCTCGGCGCTGCCGGTGCACTGGGAAGTGGCGCACGACGAGAACTTCGCCCAGATCGTGCAACGCGGCGAGGCCCTGGCCCTGCCGGACCTCGGGCACAGCGTCCACGTCGAAGTGCCCGGGCTCGAGCCGGACCGCTGGTACTTCTACCGCTTCCTGGCCGGCGACGCCGCCAGCACCGTGGGCCGGACCCGGACGCTGCCTGCGCCCGGCGCGGCGCCCAACCTGCTGCGCATCGCGTACGCCTCCTGCCAACGGTGGGAGCACGGGCACTACGCGGCCTGGCGCCACATGCACGCGGAGCGGCCGGACTTCGTGGTGTTCCTGGGCGATTACATCTACGAGTACCCCAATGCGACGGCGGCGGTCCGCAGCTTCCCGACCCTGGGCTGGGTGAAGACGCTGCCCCAGTACCGCGAACGCTATGCCCTGCACCGCAGCGAGCCCGGACTGCAGGCGATGCATGCCGCCTGCCCCTGGCTGGTGACCTGGGACGACCACGAAGTCCAGAACGACTACGCCGGCGGGCACGCCGGCGATCCGCGCCCGCTGCGCATGAACGCGGTGGCCGATTTCGCGGCCCGGCGGGCGGCGGCCTACCAGGCGTACTACGAGCACATGCCGGTGCGCGCGGCCGAGTTCGCGAAGGCGCTCACGGCCGGCCGGGCGGGCGGCGAACTGCGCCTGCACACGCGCTACCGGTTCGGCCGGCTGGCCGACCTGCTGCTGCTGGACGACCGGCAGTACCGTGATCCGCAGGCCTGCGCACCGGACGGACAGGCCTCCGGGCCGGTCGACCCCGCCACCTGCCCGTCCTGGGACGACCCCCGGCGCACCCTGCTCGGCCCGCAGCAGGAGCGCTGGCTCGACCAGGCTTTGGGCGAGGCTCCGCAGGCCTGGACCGTGCTGGGCCAGCAGACGCTGTTCGGGCAGCGCGACCTGCGATCGGGGCCCGGCCAGCTCTTTGCCGGTGATGGCTGGGACGGCTACCCGGCGGCGCGGCGGCGCCTGCTGGAGGCGCTGCAGCGTCACCGGGTCGCCAACCCGGTGTTCCTGGGCGGCGACGTGCACGAGAACTGGGTCGGCCACGTGCTCGCCGATTACGACCGCGCCGACAGCGAGCTCCTGGGCGTGGAGTTCTGCGGCACCAGCATCACGTCGCGGCCCGGTGGCGCCGAGCGCCTGCCGGCGCGGCTGGCCGAGAACCCGCACTTCGTCTTCGCCGACGCCGCCCACCGGGGTTACGGGGTCGCCGAGTTCACGCCCGATCGCCTGACCACCACGCTGCGCGGCCTGGACGATGCGCGGCGCATCGACGCGCAGGTCTCGACGCTGGCCCGGTTCACGGTCGAAGCCGGCCGCCGCCGGCTCGAGCGGGCATGA
- a CDS encoding endonuclease/exonuclease/phosphatase family protein codes for MLVITWNIQWGRGVDGRVDLPRIVAGARALGDFDVLCLQEVADNYPGLEGLAAGVDQFAQLAGLLPAYHAVDGVATERHTPGLGPQRFGNMVFTRLPPVQVLRHQLPSPADPANHSMPRLALEVVLDAPGGPLRITTTHLEYYSAAQRQAQVEALRDLQRTAAAHPSPGLPGQEGTPFEPRPRGPRAVLTGDFNCAATDPAVARLQEPVAGAPRWVDAWTLAHPGQPHPPTLGLHDRAQWKGFTGSFDFLFVSQDLAGAVRRIEADLQTQASDHQPVLLELDLSR; via the coding sequence ATGCTCGTCATCACCTGGAACATCCAGTGGGGCCGCGGGGTCGACGGCCGGGTCGACCTGCCCCGCATCGTGGCCGGCGCCCGCGCCCTGGGCGACTTCGACGTCCTGTGCCTGCAGGAAGTGGCGGACAACTATCCCGGGCTGGAGGGCCTCGCGGCGGGCGTCGACCAGTTCGCGCAACTGGCCGGGCTGCTGCCCGCCTACCACGCGGTGGACGGCGTGGCGACCGAGCGCCACACGCCGGGGCTGGGGCCGCAGCGCTTCGGCAACATGGTCTTCACCCGCCTGCCCCCGGTGCAGGTGCTGCGCCACCAGCTGCCCTCGCCCGCCGATCCCGCCAACCACAGCATGCCGCGGCTGGCGCTGGAGGTCGTGCTCGACGCCCCGGGCGGCCCGCTGCGCATCACCACCACGCACCTGGAGTACTACTCGGCCGCGCAGCGGCAGGCGCAAGTGGAAGCCTTGCGCGACCTGCAACGCACGGCGGCCGCCCACCCCTCCCCCGGCCTGCCCGGCCAGGAGGGCACGCCGTTCGAGCCCCGCCCGCGCGGGCCGCGCGCCGTGCTGACCGGCGACTTCAACTGCGCCGCCACCGATCCGGCCGTGGCGCGCCTGCAGGAGCCGGTCGCCGGTGCCCCGCGCTGGGTCGATGCCTGGACGCTCGCGCATCCCGGCCAGCCCCATCCCCCCACCCTCGGCCTGCACGACCGGGCGCAGTGGAAGGGCTTCACGGGCAGCTTCGATTTCCTGTTCGTCAGCCAAGACCTGGCCGGGGCCGTGCGCCGGATCGAGGCCGACCTGCAGACGCAGGCGTCCGACCATCAACCGGTCCTGCTCGAGCTGGACCTGAGCCGGTAG
- a CDS encoding MFS transporter has protein sequence MTSAAVLRGAPAAAAAIESTYAWLRLAVSLVLMTIGGAGMYAVTVVLPAIQVEFGVARGDASLPYTLTMIGFGVGGVVMGRMADRFGVMWPVLVGGVGLGVGFIAAGLAPGLWTFCIAQGLFLGFLGTSATFAPLVSDTSLWFDRRRGIALAICMSGNYVAGAVWPPVMQHFIDGHGWRNTYVGIGVFCLVTILPLALFLRPRPPVLAAPAPTAGPVPAPAAGSRPMGLAPGVAQTLLCVAGVACCVAMSMPQVHIVAYCSDLGFGAARGAEMLALMLGMGVVSRLVSGWISDRIGGLRTLLLGSVLQGIALLSFLPAAGMMSLYLVSAMFGLFQGGIVPSYALIVRQHFPPAEAGARVGTVLMATLFGMALGGWMSGAVFDLTGSYRAAFLNGIAWNALNLAIVLFLLYRLRSSSSRTG, from the coding sequence ATGACCTCCGCCGCCGTCCTGCGGGGCGCGCCCGCCGCGGCCGCCGCCATCGAGTCCACCTATGCCTGGCTGCGCCTGGCCGTGTCGCTGGTGCTGATGACCATCGGCGGTGCCGGCATGTATGCCGTCACGGTCGTGCTGCCCGCGATCCAGGTCGAATTCGGCGTCGCCCGCGGCGATGCCTCGCTGCCCTACACCCTGACCATGATCGGCTTCGGGGTGGGCGGCGTCGTCATGGGCCGCATGGCCGACCGCTTCGGCGTGATGTGGCCGGTGCTGGTCGGCGGCGTGGGCCTGGGGGTGGGCTTCATCGCCGCCGGGCTGGCGCCGGGCCTGTGGACGTTCTGCATCGCCCAGGGCCTGTTCCTCGGTTTCCTGGGCACCTCGGCCACGTTCGCGCCGCTGGTGTCCGACACCTCGCTGTGGTTCGACCGGCGGCGCGGCATCGCGCTGGCGATCTGCATGAGCGGCAACTACGTGGCCGGCGCGGTGTGGCCCCCGGTGATGCAGCACTTCATCGATGGCCACGGCTGGCGCAACACCTACGTCGGCATCGGCGTGTTCTGCCTGGTCACCATCCTGCCGCTGGCGCTGTTCCTGCGGCCGCGCCCGCCAGTGCTGGCGGCGCCGGCCCCGACCGCGGGCCCGGTGCCGGCGCCCGCAGCCGGTTCGCGGCCGATGGGCCTGGCGCCCGGAGTGGCGCAAACCCTGCTGTGCGTGGCGGGCGTGGCCTGCTGCGTGGCGATGTCGATGCCGCAGGTGCACATCGTCGCGTACTGCAGCGACCTGGGCTTCGGCGCGGCGCGCGGGGCCGAGATGCTGGCGCTCATGCTCGGCATGGGCGTGGTGAGCCGGCTGGTGTCGGGCTGGATCTCCGACCGCATCGGCGGCCTGCGCACCCTGCTGCTGGGCTCGGTGCTGCAGGGCATCGCGCTGCTGAGTTTCCTGCCCGCCGCCGGGATGATGTCGCTCTACCTGGTGTCCGCGATGTTCGGGCTGTTCCAGGGCGGCATCGTGCCGTCGTACGCGCTCATCGTGCGACAGCATTTCCCGCCGGCCGAGGCGGGCGCCCGGGTCGGAACGGTGCTGATGGCCACGCTGTTCGGGATGGCGCTGGGCGGCTGGATGTCGGGCGCCGTGTTCGACCTCACGGGTTCCTACCGCGCCGCGTTCCTGAACGGCATCGCCTGGAACGCGCTCAACCTGGCGATCGTGCTGTTCCTGCTCTACCGGCTCAGGTCCAGCTCGAGCAGGACCGGTTGA